A DNA window from Sylvia atricapilla isolate bSylAtr1 chromosome 6, bSylAtr1.pri, whole genome shotgun sequence contains the following coding sequences:
- the LOC136362061 gene encoding bestrophin-1-like — translation MTVTYTNRVADARLGTFSQLLLQWKGSIYKLLYSEFLIFISLYFTISLVYRLILSESQRLMFEKLALYCNSYAELIPVSFVLGFYVALVVSRWWAQYESIPWPDRIMNLVSCNVDGEDEYGRLLRRTLMRYSNLVSVLILRSVSTAVYKRFPSMEHVVRAGLMTPEEHKKFESLNSPHNKFWIPCVWFSNLAVKARNDGRIRDSVLLQGILNELNTLRSQCGKLYGYDWISIPLVYTQVVTVAVYSFFLACLIGRQFLDPEKAYPGHELDLFVPVFTFLQFFFYAGWLKVAEQLINPFGEDDDDFEANWLIDRNLQVSLMAVDEMHQDLPILEKDLYWNEPDPQPPYTAATAEYKRPSFLGSTFDIR, via the exons atGACAGTGACCTACACCAACCGCGTGGCTGATGCCCGCCTGGGCaccttctcccagctcctgctccaatGGAAAGGCAGCATCTACAAACTGCTCTACTCCGAGTTCCTGATCTTCATCTCGCTCTACTTCACCATCAGCCTTGTCTACAG GCTGATCCTCAGTGAGAGCCAAAGGCTGATGTTTGAGAAGCTGGCACTGTACTGCAACAGCTACGCCGAGTTAATCCCTGTGTCCTTCGTGCTGG GTTTCTATGTGGCCCTGGTGGTGTCCCGCTGGTGGGCCCAGTACGAGAGCATCCCATGGCCAGACCGGATCATGAACCTGGTGTCCTGCAACGTGGATGGGGAGGACGAGTACGGGAGGCTCCTGCGCCGCACGCTGATGCGCTACAGCAACCTGGTCAGCGTGCTGATCCTGCGCTCCGTCAGCACCGCCGTCTACAAGCGCTTCCCCAGCATGGAGCACGTCGTCAGGGCCG GCCTCATGACACCAGAAGAGCACAAGAAGTTTGAGAGCTTGAATTCCCCCCATAACAAGTTTTGGATCCCGTGCGTGTGGTTCTCCAACCTGGCCGTGAAGGCGAGGAATGACGGGAGGATCCGGGACAGTGTGCTGCTCCAAGGCATCCTGAAC GAGCTCAACACCTTGCGCAGCCAGTGTGGGAAACTCTATGGATACGACTGGATCAGCATCCCCCTGGTCTACACACAG GTGGTGACCGTGGCTGTTTACAGCTTCTTCCTGGCCTGTCTGATTGGGAGGCAATTCCTGGATCCAGAGAAAGCATATCCTGGCCATGAGCTGGATCTCTTTGTGCCTGTCTTTACATTTTTGCAATTCTTCTTCTATGCTGGCTGGTTAAAG GTGGCTGAGCAGCTCATCAACCCTTTTGGGGAGGATGATGATGACTTTGAGGCCAACTGGCTCATCGACAGGAACCTGCAG GTCTCCCTCATGGCAGTGGATGAGATGCACCAGGATTTACCCATTCTGGAGAAGGACCTGTACTGGAATGAGCCCGATCCCCAGCCACCCTacactgcagccactgctgagtACAAGCGTCCATCCTTCCTGGGCTCCACTTTTGATATCAGGTGA
- the FTH1 gene encoding ferritin heavy chain: MAAPPSQVRQNYHQDCEAAVNRQINLELYASYVYLSMSYYFDRDDVALKNFAKYFLHQSHEEREHAEKLMKLQNQRGGRIFLQDIKKPDRDDWENGLTAMECALHLEKNVNQSLLELHKLATEKNDPHLCDFIETHYLDEQVKAIKELGDHVTNLRKMGAPKYGMAEYLFDKHTLGDCDS; encoded by the exons ATGGCAGCGCCCCCCTCTCAGGTGCGCCAGAACTACCACCAGGACTGCGAGGCCGCCGTCAACCGCCAGATCAACCTGGAGCTCTACGCGTCCTACGTATACCTCAGCATG tcctacTATTTTGACCGGGATGATGTGGCCCTGAAAAACTTTGCCAAGTACTTCCTGCACCAGTCCCACGAGGAGCGGGAGCATGCTGAGAAGCTGATGAAGCTGCAGAACCAGAGGGGCGGGCGCATCTTCCTGCAGGACATCAAG AAGCCAGACCGTGATGACTGGGAGAATGGCCTGACTGCCATGGAGTGCGCCCTGCACCTGGAGAAAAACGTGAACCAATCACTGCTAGAACTGCACAAATTGGCAACTGAAAAGAACGACCCACAT TTGTGTGACTTCATTGAGACCCATTACCTGGATGAGCAGGTGAAAGCCATCAAGGAGCTGGGTGACCACGTGACCAACCTGCGGAAGATGGGGGCCCCCAAATACGGCATGGCAGAGTATCTCTTCGACAAGCACACCCTTGGGGACTGTGACAGCTGA